CAACGATTTCCTCGAGCCAGCCGACCACGGAGTGTTCCCGATTGATTCTGATCTCGGTAAATTACATGGGTTATCTCGAACAGAATTGCTGCAAGCCAAGCGAGCAGAATTCTTCAGCAGCCCACCCGATTCATCTCCACCTAAATTTACATCATTCAAGAGTCCTACAGCAGGGGCTACCTCTACTCGTAGCAAATCATCTCCGGAACGAGGAAAGACTTCACCCACCACCCTAGAAACAGCATTATGATATTTCTACTAAAGCATTGTAAACTTAAGCGGTGCTTAGTTTTTTTACTACACAACAATAAAATTGATAGAAGCTTTATTCTAGTCTGTTTGCTTAGAGTGCCATTTGTGCCGGCACCACTGTATCGCCTACCAGTGACTTATCATCAATGATAAGTTATTTAAGCTCAAAAGATATGTTAATATGGTCTTGAGGGGCCAATGTTTTATGAACCGTATTGTAAATAGTTCAACTTTACAACTACTTAGTTTTAAACTAGTTTGTAACTATTTATTGAGTACCTTAACCAGTACTGTTCAAGTAGTGTTTAAACTTTTTGAAGTTATTAGgatacaattttaataaaacgtGTTAAATAACTGATGctttattttttagggttccgtacccaaagggtaaaaacgggaccctattactaagactccgctgtccgtccgtccatctgtcaccaggctgtatctcacgaaccgtgatagctagtgacagttgaaattttcacagatgatgtatttctgttgccgcaataacaacaaatactaaaaacagaataaaacaaagatttaagtggggctcccatacaacaaacgtgatttttgaccgaagttaagcaacgtcgggcggggtcagtacttgatgggtgaccgtttttttgcttgttttgctctattttttgttgatggtgcggaaccctccgtgcgcgagtccgactcgcacttggccgattttttctCTTTCGTTTTCGACTAGAGATAGGTAGTTGTTAAAGAAAACTCAAACTCCAATGTTAATAGGTACGTTTGATTGAAATAAACTGAAGTGCATGACTTTTCAAGCTTAGATGCTAATCTGTTAGCAGCAATGTACCTACTCGCTCTCGTTTATCTTTATCCaagtcataatcataaataaGGGTTAATTTTAATGGGAGCAATAAGGCACTTACTATACTAGCTTCCATACACTCTCACTTTGTCGACTAGCAGCCCAGGCGGAGATAGCGAGATGATGACCTCAACGACTGGCCGAAGATCGCCTAAAACCGAGACGAATGAAATCGAAAGGGAGGCCTTTTCCCAGCAAATGGACACAAggcttttattaaaaaatattcaatcaCATCACATCCATTCTTTCCCTAACTCATAGATGGCTGATATTTGTTTGCCTGATTGATCAGTGTCATCATTTATATACGATACGCAACGGAGGTGGtattaaatttgttaatttatgGTGCttgccagggatgttgcggatgcagattttttgacatccgcggatgcggatattttaagcctcacatccgcggatgcggatgtcaagatttaaTACTAAAAAAACGTGAAATATTTcatgtttagtattttttatttaaaaaaactaaacgtttagtatttgagcaagaatataggtgcgttttatttaataaacagtaacttggtcgacttttcgggatctagacgatttcgttattatATAATGATGAAATTACCTAaccttacgccgccgctaagaagTTCCTGTTACCGACTtggtcgacatccgcatccgcatgagctccgcatcgtttttatgcggatgcggatgttgaaaataatgcggatgttccgcggatgcggatgcgaatattcgcaacatccctggtgcttGCACATGGCGCATGTCGGGTTACCAGCGGTTACGAGGGATACGTTGTGagtaagtatacttggtcaactagatcttgacagtagaaaaaggcggcaaatttgaaaaatgtaggcgcgaagggatatcgtcccatagaaaatttgaatttcgcgcctttttttactgacaagatttggttgaccagctatatatgaaTCTCTCGATTATTTtcaactagcgacccaccccggcttcgcacgggttaacaaattatacataaaccttcctcttgaatcactatctataaaaaaaaccgcatcaaaatccgttgcgtagttttaaagatctcagcatacagacagacagcaggaagcgactttgttttatactatgtagtgatgacccGATGAAGGCCTACCAAGAACATGCTGAGAACGACTTTCAAGTTCGTTCATCCATTTTTCTCCGTATTACTCGAATGGAATAGGTATACTTACGCAacagcgatagagaggcaacgaAATTTGGATTTTTGATGATCGCGGTGGGCCCTTTGGGCCTTGCCTGAAGCTGAAGCCCAACTGCGTGTGTAATATACAGGCGTTGGGCAGAAAGCTATATATTACTTATAAAgaagttatactactctttggcagAAACTTTTCCAAAAATAATCAAAGTATAATATATCTGTCAAGTGGACATATATTATGATAGGCTCTTTCAAAGTACCTACTGAAAGAACCACGAAAGAACCTTTTCCGGAAAAACGATCTTCTGCAACTAAAAGCATGTGGATCAAATTAGCTATATTATTTCTTAACACCATATATATTTTCACTGAAATGGGTAACCGCAATCGGAATTGTATAGAACATTCTTTATTGACCCCAGTGGCTATTACATCAGTGTACGTTTTTATGGGAACGGCACTCATCGGCGAAATATTTAACCATAAGCCATCCAGGTTTTTCCAGTGCTACGTGGTGATCGTTTGTACAAGTCTTCAAATTTCCCTTGCTGTTATGATTTTAAAGGAATACTCCAAGGAATCATCTAATATAGGTAAATTACGATCGGAAAATTCGCAAAGTGCACGAATAGTCGTAACTATATTGATACCATTTGTAATGATTATGCTCTTTGTTATTGAATTTATTATGATCGTAATGGACATCTATACTGAGTTTGGGGCGGCACGTAATTCCGAACAGGATTCAGACATACGTAGCCCTAGAAAACAAACTATCCGTAGGACTTTAAGAAACCTTTTACAAGATTGTGCTGGTTAAGTTAATGTGAATCTATGTTGAAACTTTAATGATCTCTTCCCATCTTATTTTGTCGAAAACTTCCGTATTTGCAGTACAAAAAGTTCTGAGGTTGACCTCGGTTACCGTACTTCTGTTTCTgacaaaaaataatctttatttcagaACATTCTAAATTTCATATAACATTGTTAGTATGTACCcttggtatttttttaataaataatttacataatacttataaaattaattaaaattaaaaaaataataatttaaattaattaaaataaaatacgatgGGAACAGATCTGATTATTCACTGCATCTgtactaatatttctttatttgattGAGCTgagcaataaataattattgaagTAATATATagtgaagtatttcactctaTACTTGATACTTGCTAACTAGTAAAGAATTCAAATTTTAATCTTAGCAGATTAGTATCATGCAGTTCTTTGAGTCCTAACTAAGAACCACATCATTCTGAAACATCCACACAATCCAGAAAGTTCTCACactgtagttcgttttttttagcattagaaagaacttgcaagaaggtaagcgatcttgacatgtcttttaattgaaaacgctttttattaaaaatcaaaaactattacttatgaaagcagaagaataaatgatcgtattagattcattattgttacatatttgccgtaacttatttttaaaatgtgtttttcaattaaaagacacatcaagattgtttaccttatttctaatgctaaaaaaaacgaactataaagaaAAAGTGCCTGAAGTCTCCAGTGCCCTAAGCACCAAGTTTTTCAAGATTGCATATATTCAAGAAATTGAGCATGAGCATGCCATTTTGAATGTCTTGAGCACTGGAGGTTCTGATCACTTTTTTCTAGGAAGAAGATCgaagtaaaatttaatattaccaTCATGGAACTTTTCAACATACTCGTAGTTTCTTTTGTTAGCAGTGAAAATGTAgtcttattattattgtactagcttctgcccgcaacttcATCTGTGTGGGATGATTATAACTGATAAAAACTATGCTATGTCAGTCCACAGTTTTTAAACTATATCCATACTAAATGTCATCTAAATTAgtttagcggtttaagcatGAATAGGTAAAAGACAGAGTTTGgtactttcacatttataatattaatagggATTGTGTTACACTGCAttaaatgttaatatttttccttttttgttgattttttcattgtgattgacatgtgtatatacaatttatttattattttaaccacAAGGGACAAGGGCCTTACTTACATGATAGAacagttgtaaaaaaaaacagtttacttactttacaaatataattcaatgaTATCCTAGATCTTGTATAGCCAGCAATCCATGGCTTGGGAGCTGCATGGgacttacaaaatataattacatCATTTCCTTAAAGATTGTCAACCCCTATCCTTAATTCTAGTAAAATCTACTAGACATTGGTGAAAAAGAACAAATCAAATCATTTAGTCACAAAATACTTTGAATAATTTCTGGGCTGTCAATAAAAATTACAGTTATTTTCAGATACATTGAAGAAtgcaaggtgctcacaaatactACCATAATATTTATGAAcgtaaaacataaaaactttGTTAAAGAAACTATCAGTAAATCCAGGACAATGTTTCTAATGAGTTATGGTTGTATGTATTAAATTATCGTCTTTCACTCACTTTAAACTTCTGCTATTTGTTCATAGGCGGACCGTTCATTAACGGAGGTCGCATCTGACCCATGGGACCCATTGGGCCCATAGGGCCCATACCCATCATCATTGGCGGTCGCATTCCCATCATAGGCGGCATTGGGCCGTGCGGTCCCATCATCATGTGTGGCGCCATCGGTCCTCCGGGACCCATAGTAGGCGGCGGCAACATGCCAGGCGGGCCTCCGGGTGTAGGCACGGGCGGTCGCGGTCCTCCCGGGCCCATTACTGAGGGATCCCATGGCGGGGGAATAGCAGCACCTTTACCGCCAAACGGATTCTGTGCAATCTTTCCAGCTTTAAATGCAGCGGTTGTAGCGTCAATGAGATGTTGAGCTTGCTCTTCCATCCATTTTTGGTAGTAAAATTTCACGTTATCCTTATGCTTTCGGCCGGTACAATGCGTTTTCCTCACACTAGGTGAATCGTGAGTTAAATATGTGTCACAATAATCGCAGTAATACTTTGGCATCTTGTATTACACTAGAAGTTTCTAAGTACACTGTAGTTATCAATCGAAATGCAACCTAAAATCGCACTCCACGAAAGAACGCTTGCATTGCAAACACGAATCAAATGTCAGTTGAATTGACAGATCGATTTTGGTGTTGCCatgtttattttacatttcGTAATGTCCGAATTAGACGAAAATAAATTagaattaaacaactgtaccgatattcggaacctaaagtaatatattgagagtggcaacactgtagttagtcgtattgtccttttctagcatatacgtccatctctctcccacacccccaccacttcaggcagttgcgtttgacaattttgacagatagaaacaaacgcaaattacctcattggcttgctgtttttccatctggaaggtcgtgaagctaaactgctggtgagtttttgaatttgtaccccagtttagctgactatattgaaaaacagtttctaacggcttttgccgttcgaaataaatatttaaatttagttgtccgttaaactatctagcaaataaaaatgatccggaatagtgatgtgcaagtgttttcaaaggctgcctgcgcgcaccgtggctatgccaatgaaaatactaaaacacatggtagaaaacacatcgagctggtaaagcgtgcacgtgtcaccattataatttaattttattaagtctcttccgagtcttgttagtttaaatctttgtgtgtgtataataacggttgaaattatataatacttaaatggtgatgtgtggaggtataccctttcaagtgatttgtgttttcgaatacgaatggatcggatagttaatacgtgttacgtagaacctacgtattaaggtagaagcttatagacgtgtaggttttttatctgtccaagtatctatcagcaatttatctttttatcccgttccgggttaatataatattgcaaaattaattttttggtaataaacttgctgataaataacgtgtacccgaataggagtcgacgatatttccgctctaagggacacaaggtaacgaacaaacctacatcgcaaacattgcatttatttttgtggaaagtgagtacttcggcagtacataaacttaaatctgactagacatagagagagattagcatggctctgcgcaagaatgacatgcgaattcgtgaagtatttcactctgtatctatcaacttatatctctccaactagatctttgatttatgtaggtaggtacctactgaaatatataacttagcaggtacttacagctttaaaggttaaggaaaagaactcttgcatgtaggtgctatatgtgcttgtgttattttgaatttgaataacttgattattaattctatacgtaactacatacaagagggtcaattcttaagcctacttacctacctacataaatagtacacttaaattaaacgtttcaaataaaatcggaagcctgtgacatggaagggcattaacgatacgggaatctttagattgattcattgacgaagacgcatggtttggttcatattgtcaaattatattagttaactgtagagttaaagtttagttttggcaaatctgcgcgtcaccgtgaatgacactttctaaaagtgcctgttaaagccggcgtaaagcctttcaccttgtcgagcaaggaacccgcaacttagggaatattacccataaactcagggtatttgatttgaatgatacttattcttaaacttacgtttgttatggttccacctgctaaggtgcgcctaagagaatcttttattcgttcacaaactaacgtcaagttatttgtgatgaaaccaatatattatgtacctatctaaacctgcgcaaggctgccatgtttacacctgcgtaaggtgtgccaaaagaatctttgattcgttcacaaactaacgtcaagttatttgtgatgaaaccaatatattatgtacctatctaaacctgcgcaaggctgccatgtttacacctgcgtaaggtgtgccaaaagaatctttgattcgttcacaaactgacgtcaagttattgatgatgatattataacctatgtaagcctgcgcaaggcacgtcagacatattcacagaaatataaatgatatggtcataacacaggcgtgcgagtagaccacaatcacaaaaatattacaaagattaagttgtaaatatctctttttagagaatgtaaaaatggtttaaaataatgtttt
This portion of the Cydia amplana chromosome 7, ilCydAmpl1.1, whole genome shotgun sequence genome encodes:
- the LOC134649497 gene encoding U1 small nuclear ribonucleoprotein C encodes the protein MPKYYCDYCDTYLTHDSPSVRKTHCTGRKHKDNVKFYYQKWMEEQAQHLIDATTAAFKAGKIAQNPFGGKGAAIPPPWDPSVMGPGGPRPPVPTPGGPPGMLPPPTMGPGGPMAPHMMMGPHGPMPPMMGMRPPMMMGMGPMGPMGPMGQMRPPLMNGPPMNK